The following coding sequences are from one Mesorhizobium onobrychidis window:
- a CDS encoding efflux RND transporter periplasmic adaptor subunit codes for MPKYRFHKLAAIVVLVGFAAWMVTGEFSSVGSAAADNEPKAGEVEQPKAADAGKAKPSEAEQPKAPLRTVAIITPPRRTYARAIRISGLTEADKRAVLATRVDGIIDKLPVKQGQHVKTGDLVLMLATEEKLSALSNAKQLVAQRQAELDAASRLAKTGNLPKLQLDNARSTLTLAQSMLEAMQAQLDRNEVRAPFDGVIDRVPVELGSSVMQGGEVATILSLDPVIARGEVSERDLGYLKIGDKANVRLVSGQIVEGTVRYISRDASSATRTFRVEIAIPNPEGTIPAGMTAEIGLSAQPTDAVMLPRSVVTLGDKGDLGIRAVDKDDKVVFFPIDLVDDTPNGLVLGGIPADARVIVAGQELVTEGEVVKPVEADQATIQKLLGEAAAGTQ; via the coding sequence ATGCCGAAATACAGGTTTCACAAGCTTGCAGCCATTGTTGTGCTTGTCGGGTTCGCTGCATGGATGGTGACGGGCGAGTTCTCGTCCGTCGGCAGCGCGGCCGCCGACAACGAACCCAAGGCGGGGGAGGTCGAGCAGCCAAAGGCGGCTGACGCTGGCAAGGCCAAGCCCAGTGAGGCAGAGCAGCCCAAGGCGCCGTTGCGCACCGTCGCGATCATAACCCCGCCTAGGCGTACCTATGCGCGCGCCATCCGCATTTCCGGACTGACCGAAGCCGACAAGCGCGCGGTGCTGGCGACCCGGGTCGACGGCATCATCGACAAGCTGCCGGTCAAGCAAGGACAGCACGTCAAGACGGGCGACCTCGTGCTGATGCTTGCCACCGAGGAAAAGCTTTCGGCGCTCAGCAATGCCAAGCAGCTTGTCGCGCAGCGTCAGGCCGAACTTGATGCGGCCTCGCGGCTGGCGAAAACCGGCAATCTGCCCAAGCTGCAGCTCGACAACGCTCGCTCCACCCTAACCTTAGCGCAGTCGATGCTGGAAGCCATGCAAGCCCAGCTTGATCGCAATGAGGTGAGGGCTCCGTTCGACGGCGTCATCGACCGGGTGCCGGTGGAGCTTGGCAGTTCGGTGATGCAGGGCGGCGAGGTGGCAACCATTCTGAGCCTAGACCCTGTGATCGCCCGCGGCGAGGTCAGCGAGCGTGATCTCGGCTATCTGAAGATCGGCGACAAGGCGAATGTACGGCTGGTCAGCGGCCAGATCGTCGAGGGCACTGTGCGCTACATCAGCCGCGACGCGTCGTCCGCCACCCGCACCTTCCGGGTCGAGATCGCAATCCCTAATCCTGAGGGCACCATTCCCGCCGGGATGACGGCCGAGATCGGGCTGAGCGCGCAGCCGACCGACGCCGTCATGCTGCCGCGCTCGGTGGTGACGCTCGGCGACAAGGGCGATCTCGGTATTCGCGCCGTCGACAAGGACGACAAGGTCGTGTTCTTCCCGATCGACCTGGTCGACGACACGCCAAACGGCCTGGTGCTTGGCGGCATCCCGGCCGATGCACGTGTCATCGTCGCCGGCCAGGAACTGGTGACGGAAGGCGAAGTGGTCAAGCCGGTCGAGGCCGACCAGGCCACCATCCAGAAGCTCTTGGGCGAAGCGGCGGCCGGGACGCAGTAA
- a CDS encoding DUF3309 domain-containing protein: MTLSTILVIILILILIGAVPTWPHSRSWGYGPSGIVGVILIVLLVLLLMGRI; encoded by the coding sequence ATGACGCTCAGCACCATTCTCGTCATAATTCTGATCCTCATTCTGATCGGCGCGGTGCCGACATGGCCTCATTCGCGTTCCTGGGGTTATGGTCCCTCCGGCATCGTCGGCGTCATCCTGATCGTACTGCTGGTGTTGCTGCTGATGGGCAGGATTTGA
- a CDS encoding NAD-dependent epimerase/dehydratase family protein: MTKIAILGANGRLGRVVAKAFIDAGYDVRAITRSGKIPAELTGATAVAGDGLDREALIRATEGVDIIFNGLNPIYTDWGKCLPMAENVMAACRANHALHLAPGNVYNYGSPMPAVITEDTPFHPTTEKGRIRVAMEGLFRREAEAGRVRTILLRAGDFFGGTGTGSWFDLMVAAKMNKGVYTAPGPADLVHEWAYLPDLAKAFVGLTENLDKLGAYEALNFPGHAVTDLEIKAAAEQALGRTLKLTSMPWWVLRAGSPFVAMWRELVSMSYLRFEPHQLASARLEGIIGTIPHTRLDRAVAKALDDIGVATIDGVSEAA, translated from the coding sequence ATGACCAAGATCGCAATTCTGGGTGCCAATGGCCGGCTCGGCCGCGTGGTGGCCAAGGCCTTCATCGACGCTGGCTACGATGTCCGCGCCATCACCCGCAGCGGCAAGATACCGGCAGAACTCACCGGCGCCACCGCCGTCGCCGGCGACGGCCTCGATCGCGAAGCGCTTATCCGCGCCACCGAAGGCGTCGACATCATCTTCAACGGCCTCAACCCGATCTACACCGACTGGGGCAAGTGCCTGCCGATGGCCGAGAACGTCATGGCCGCGTGCCGGGCGAACCACGCATTGCACCTCGCTCCAGGCAATGTTTACAATTACGGCTCGCCGATGCCGGCGGTCATCACCGAAGACACGCCATTCCACCCGACGACCGAAAAGGGCCGCATCCGCGTCGCCATGGAAGGCCTCTTTCGCCGCGAAGCCGAAGCGGGCCGAGTGCGCACCATTCTGCTGCGGGCCGGCGATTTTTTCGGCGGCACCGGCACCGGCTCGTGGTTCGATCTGATGGTGGCCGCCAAGATGAACAAAGGCGTCTATACCGCCCCCGGGCCGGCCGATCTCGTGCATGAATGGGCCTATCTGCCGGACCTGGCCAAGGCTTTCGTCGGACTGACTGAGAATCTCGACAAGCTCGGCGCCTACGAGGCGCTGAACTTTCCCGGCCACGCCGTTACCGATCTGGAGATCAAGGCCGCCGCGGAGCAGGCGCTCGGGCGCACGCTGAAACTGACGTCGATGCCGTGGTGGGTGCTGCGCGCCGGCAGCCCGTTCGTGGCGATGTGGCGCGAGCTCGTCTCGATGTCCTATCTTCGCTTCGAGCCACACCAGCTGGCCTCGGCTAGGCTGGAAGGCATCATCGGCACGATCCCGCATACGCGGCTGGACAGGGCGGTGGCAAAGGCTCTCGATGACATCGGTGTCGCCACGATTGATGGCGTTTCGGAAGCTGCCTGA
- a CDS encoding efflux RND transporter permease subunit produces MDIVKLAINNARLTISVLVFLLLAGWVAYQSTPKEAEPDVPIPMMYVSLIYRGISPEDSERLLLRPMEAKLKSLKGLKEMRSAAFQGGGYVLVEFHPQTDLATALQDTRSKVQDGKADLPQAAEEPVVSEVNVSEFPVLVVTLSGEVPERMLTAAARELRDRIEEVPGVLEGALQGARDDLVEVVIDPMKLSSYGLQLEQLIGAVGDSNSLVAAGNIEGSEGKYAVKVPSLIETPEDVAALPIVAGPNAVVQAKDIATVRSTFKDAETVTRLDGKPAIAIEVKKRIGSNLIDTIAQVRTVSDAFIKTMPEGMHVTYTQDKSVFVNQLLGDLQNHVMIAVILVFIVILYALSGRASLLIGLAIPSSFLIGILLLAMMGYTINMIVLFSLILAVGMLVDDAIIVTELAERRMSEGMPKAEAFALAAKRMAGPVIAATMTRIAAFSPLLFWPGIIGDFMKYMPITLIVTLSASMLYALVFAPALGALFAKAPPHHENDNRDGWYMAVVKQAVRFPITVLLLTVGLLFGVGLAYSKYGAGVEFFPNVEPDYGLLYVHARGNLSLAEMDAATKTAENRLLGWPGVKSVYTRVGKTQGGGQDIPEDVVGVIQYEFVDWRERKSANAILDELRGVMAGIPGVDVEVRVPEAGPPTGKPIQIRLSAVDPQGLDDKARAVAARIAKVPGVIDISDGLPPPGVDWALDVDRAKAAQYGISPTSVGTVVQLVTNGLKLSEYRPAGADDAVDIRLRLPEDRRTLSTLDDLRVQTSQGSVPISNFVVRKPEPTVGILNRIDGARTVVVQANVAAGEQVASVQQQVSQAVVDMDLGSGIRWKLAGSNEDSAEASAFLSKAFGAAIFLIFLVLLMQFNKFTSVWLVLSCVVMATVGVFLGLLLTGEAFGIVMSGIGVIALAGVVVNNNIVLIDTYDRLREEGWDKMDAVLQTCRERARPVVLTAVSAILGVLPIAFGLGLEIFHHETTINAPSTQWWISLSSAIVFGLSFATLLTLVVTPSMLMVFTRSKNSRFYAFFRRVFRRGKTVGATVETSARPGSLGEPAIAFPKAAE; encoded by the coding sequence ATGGATATCGTCAAGCTTGCAATCAACAATGCCCGCCTGACCATTTCGGTGCTGGTCTTCCTTCTGCTTGCTGGCTGGGTCGCCTATCAGTCGACGCCGAAGGAAGCGGAACCCGACGTTCCGATTCCGATGATGTATGTCAGCCTGATCTATCGGGGGATATCGCCTGAGGATTCGGAGCGCCTGCTGCTGCGGCCGATGGAAGCCAAGCTGAAGAGTCTCAAGGGCCTCAAGGAGATGCGCTCGGCCGCCTTCCAGGGCGGCGGCTATGTGCTGGTCGAATTCCACCCGCAGACGGATCTGGCGACGGCGCTGCAGGACACACGCAGCAAGGTCCAGGACGGCAAGGCCGACCTGCCGCAGGCAGCCGAGGAGCCTGTGGTCTCCGAAGTCAACGTCTCCGAGTTCCCCGTCCTTGTCGTGACGCTGTCGGGCGAGGTGCCCGAGCGCATGCTCACGGCGGCGGCGCGCGAGTTGCGCGACCGCATCGAGGAAGTGCCGGGCGTGCTGGAAGGCGCGCTGCAAGGTGCGCGCGACGATCTCGTCGAAGTCGTCATCGATCCGATGAAACTATCTTCCTACGGGCTGCAGCTCGAGCAGCTGATCGGTGCGGTCGGCGATTCCAACAGTCTTGTCGCCGCCGGCAACATCGAAGGGTCCGAGGGCAAATACGCGGTCAAGGTGCCGTCGCTGATCGAGACGCCGGAGGACGTGGCGGCGCTTCCGATCGTCGCCGGCCCCAATGCCGTGGTGCAGGCCAAGGATATCGCCACCGTCCGCTCCACCTTCAAGGACGCCGAGACGGTGACCCGTCTCGACGGCAAGCCGGCGATCGCCATCGAGGTGAAGAAGCGCATCGGCTCCAACCTGATCGACACGATCGCCCAGGTGAGGACCGTGTCCGATGCCTTCATAAAGACCATGCCGGAAGGCATGCACGTCACCTACACGCAGGACAAGTCGGTCTTCGTCAACCAATTGCTCGGCGATCTGCAGAACCACGTCATGATCGCCGTGATCCTGGTGTTCATCGTCATTCTCTACGCGCTGTCGGGCCGTGCCTCGCTGCTGATTGGCCTCGCCATTCCATCGTCCTTCCTGATCGGCATCCTGCTGTTGGCCATGATGGGCTACACGATCAACATGATCGTGCTGTTCAGCCTCATCCTGGCGGTCGGCATGCTCGTCGACGACGCCATCATCGTCACCGAATTGGCCGAGCGGCGGATGAGCGAAGGCATGCCGAAGGCAGAGGCCTTCGCGCTTGCCGCCAAGCGCATGGCGGGGCCGGTTATCGCCGCGACGATGACGCGCATCGCCGCCTTTTCGCCGCTGTTGTTCTGGCCAGGCATCATCGGCGATTTCATGAAATACATGCCGATCACGCTGATCGTCACGCTCTCGGCCTCGATGCTCTATGCGCTGGTCTTTGCGCCGGCGCTGGGCGCCTTGTTCGCCAAGGCGCCGCCGCATCACGAGAATGACAACCGCGACGGCTGGTATATGGCCGTGGTCAAGCAGGCGGTGCGCTTTCCCATTACCGTGCTTCTGCTCACCGTCGGCCTTTTGTTCGGTGTCGGCCTTGCCTATTCGAAATACGGCGCCGGCGTCGAGTTCTTCCCGAATGTCGAGCCTGACTACGGCCTGCTCTATGTGCACGCCCGCGGCAACCTTTCGCTCGCCGAAATGGATGCCGCCACGAAGACCGCGGAAAACCGGCTTCTCGGCTGGCCAGGCGTGAAGTCGGTCTATACCCGTGTCGGCAAGACGCAAGGCGGCGGCCAGGACATTCCTGAAGACGTGGTCGGCGTGATCCAGTACGAGTTCGTCGACTGGCGCGAGCGCAAATCGGCGAACGCGATCCTGGACGAACTGCGCGGCGTCATGGCCGGCATTCCCGGCGTCGACGTCGAGGTTCGCGTGCCTGAGGCCGGCCCGCCCACCGGCAAGCCGATCCAGATCAGGCTTTCGGCCGTCGACCCGCAAGGTCTCGACGACAAGGCGCGCGCCGTCGCCGCGCGCATTGCCAAGGTGCCCGGTGTTATCGATATTTCCGACGGCCTGCCGCCGCCCGGCGTCGACTGGGCGCTCGACGTCGATCGCGCCAAGGCGGCACAATACGGCATCAGCCCGACCTCGGTCGGAACGGTTGTGCAACTGGTGACGAACGGGCTGAAGCTCAGTGAATACCGGCCAGCCGGTGCTGACGACGCCGTCGACATCAGGCTGCGTCTGCCCGAGGACCGGCGCACGCTGTCGACACTCGACGACCTCAGGGTGCAGACTTCGCAAGGGTCGGTGCCGATCTCGAATTTCGTCGTGCGCAAGCCCGAGCCGACCGTCGGTATCCTCAACCGCATCGATGGCGCGCGCACGGTGGTCGTCCAGGCCAATGTCGCCGCCGGCGAGCAAGTCGCTTCTGTCCAGCAGCAGGTCAGCCAGGCTGTCGTCGATATGGATCTCGGCAGCGGCATACGCTGGAAGCTTGCCGGCTCGAACGAGGACAGCGCCGAGGCCAGCGCCTTCCTCAGCAAAGCCTTCGGTGCCGCGATCTTCCTGATCTTCCTCGTGCTTCTGATGCAGTTCAACAAGTTCACCAGCGTCTGGCTGGTGCTGTCCTGCGTGGTCATGGCGACGGTCGGGGTGTTCCTGGGATTGCTGTTGACAGGAGAGGCGTTCGGCATCGTCATGTCGGGCATCGGCGTGATCGCGCTGGCCGGCGTGGTGGTGAACAACAACATCGTGCTGATCGACACCTATGACCGGCTGCGCGAAGAAGGCTGGGACAAGATGGACGCGGTGCTGCAGACCTGTCGCGAACGTGCCCGACCGGTCGTGCTGACGGCGGTGTCGGCGATCCTCGGCGTGCTGCCGATCGCTTTCGGCCTCGGTCTCGAAATCTTCCATCACGAGACGACGATCAACGCGCCGTCGACGCAATGGTGGATATCGCTGTCGTCGGCGATCGTCTTCGGCCTGTCCTTCGCCACCTTGCTGACGCTGGTGGTGACACCGTCGATGCTGATGGTGTTCACGCGTAGTAAGAACAGCCGCTTCTATGCATTCTTCCGTCGGGTGTTCCGGCGCGGCAAGACAGTCGGTGCGACTGTAGAGACCTCCGCAAGACCGGGCTCGCTTGGCGAGCCGGCGATCGCCTTCCCGAAGGCCGCCGAATAG